A single region of the Anas platyrhynchos isolate ZD024472 breed Pekin duck chromosome 6, IASCAAS_PekinDuck_T2T, whole genome shotgun sequence genome encodes:
- the LOC101794817 gene encoding 2-hydroxyacylsphingosine 1-beta-galactosyltransferase isoform X1: MHLTCSMMKMKVLPCPAALLLVVAAFGLEPCHCAKVLIMPTIVFDSHLRVFMRVAEALADRGHDPVLLLHEGRDVETHLPAFRIQRYWGIFSTESADAWVQEKIKRVFQGKMTSLEMFSFLEKYLENCDLVLGNNTLLQKLQHEHFDLLLVDPNEMCGFILAHILHVKYAVISTGFWFPAEIGATSPIAYVPEFNSLMTDRMGFFGRTWNLLVYVITRVATKLVILPKFERLMEKHRVEPKTSMLDLVHGTSLFFLCNDVVLDFPRPTLPHVIFTGGILAEPAKPLPVGLRLWVEAADAGVVVVSFGIGIRALPNDLVEKMAGAFARLPQRVVWRYFGQKPRNLGENTLMMGWLPQNDLLGHPNVKAFVSHCGMNGIFEAIYHGVPVVGFPFYGDQFDIMTRVQAKGMGILMDWSSVREEDLYQAVVTVISDPSYRKAAKLISALHLDKPMHALNRTVYWLEYLLRHDGAPYLRPAVYDLSLYEYFCLDILALLLLCLASIGFVLYKSVVWYRRKRASPVYQNGNCMKGHFTEEKKLQ, translated from the exons ATGCACCTGACATGCTCTA TGATGAAGATGAAGGTGCTACCATGTCCTGCTGCTCTTCTCCTTGTGGTGGCTGCGTTCGGTCTGGAGCCGTGTCACTGTGCCAAGGTGCTGATCATGCCCACCATAGTCTTCGACAGCCACTTGCGAGTCTTCATGCGGGTGGCAGAGGCGCTGGCTGACCGGGGCCATGACCCCGTGCTGCTCCTCCACGAGGGTCGGGACGTGGAAACCCACCTGCCTGCCTTCCGCATCCAGAGGTACTGGGGCATCTTCAGCACGGAGAGCGCGGACGCCTGGGTGCAGGAGAAGATAAAGCGTGTCTTCCAAGGGAAGATGACCTCTCTGGAGATGTTCTCCTTTTTGGAAAAGTACCTGGAAAACTGTGACCTGGTGCTGGGAAACAATACCCTCCTGCAGAAACTCCAGCATGAGCACTTTGACCTCCTGTTGGTGGACCCCAATGAGATGTGTGGCTTTATCCTGGCTCACATCCTACACGTCAAATATGCTGTGATCTCCACTGGTTTCTGGTTCCCAGCGGAGATTGGCGCCACCTCCCCCATTGCCTATGTTCCTGAGTTCAACTCCCTGATGACTGACAGGATGGGCTTCTTCGGCAGGACTTGGAACCTCCTGGTCTACGTGATCACTCGCGTGGCCACAAAGCTGGTCATCCTGCCCAAGTTTGAACGTCTCATGGAGAAGCACAGGGTGGAGCCCAAGACGTCCATGCTGGACCTTGTCCATGGAACTagcctcttcttcctctgcaacGATGTGGTGCTGGACTTTCCGCGGCCAACACTCCCCCATGTCATTTTCACAGGGGGGATCCTTGCTGAGCCTGCAAAGCCCCTTCCAGTG GGTCTGCGTCTCTGGGTGGAAGCAGCAGATGCAGGTGTTGTTGTTGTCTCCTTTGGCATCGGGATCCGAGCTCTTCCAAACGACCTGGTGGAGAAGATGGCTGGCGCGTTTGCCCGCCTCCCACAGAGGGTGGTGTGGAG ATACTTCGGACAGAAGCCAAGAAACCTGGGTGAGAATACACTGATGATGGGGTGGCTGCCCCAGAACGACCTGCTAG GTCATCCCAATGTGAAAGCCTTCGTCAGCCACTGCGGGATGAATGGCATATTTGAGGCAATTTATCACGGTGTGCCGGTGGTGGGATTCCCTTTCTATGGGGACCAGTTTGACATCATGACCAGAGTGCAGGCGAAGGGCATGGGTATCCTCATGGACTGGAGCAGCGTGAGAGAAGAGGATCTTTACCAGGCTGTCGTCACAGTTATCTCTGACCCCAG TTACAGAAAAGCAGCTAAGCTCATCTCAGCCCTGCACCTGGACAAACCAATGCATGCTCTCAACAGGACAGTGTACTGGCTGGAGTACCTCCTTCGTCATGATGGGGCACCTTACCTTCGCCCCGCTGTCTACGACCTCTCCTTATATGAGTACTTCTGCTTGGACATCTTGGCTCTTCTCTTGCTCTGCCTGGCCAGCATTGGATTTGTGCTCTACAAGTCTGTGGTGTGGTACAGGAGGAAGAGGGCCAGCCCTGTCTATCAGAATGGCAACTGCATGAAAGGCCACTTCACAGAAGAGAAGAAGTTGCAGTAG
- the LOC101794817 gene encoding 2-hydroxyacylsphingosine 1-beta-galactosyltransferase isoform X2, with product MKMKVLPCPAALLLVVAAFGLEPCHCAKVLIMPTIVFDSHLRVFMRVAEALADRGHDPVLLLHEGRDVETHLPAFRIQRYWGIFSTESADAWVQEKIKRVFQGKMTSLEMFSFLEKYLENCDLVLGNNTLLQKLQHEHFDLLLVDPNEMCGFILAHILHVKYAVISTGFWFPAEIGATSPIAYVPEFNSLMTDRMGFFGRTWNLLVYVITRVATKLVILPKFERLMEKHRVEPKTSMLDLVHGTSLFFLCNDVVLDFPRPTLPHVIFTGGILAEPAKPLPVGLRLWVEAADAGVVVVSFGIGIRALPNDLVEKMAGAFARLPQRVVWRYFGQKPRNLGENTLMMGWLPQNDLLGHPNVKAFVSHCGMNGIFEAIYHGVPVVGFPFYGDQFDIMTRVQAKGMGILMDWSSVREEDLYQAVVTVISDPSYRKAAKLISALHLDKPMHALNRTVYWLEYLLRHDGAPYLRPAVYDLSLYEYFCLDILALLLLCLASIGFVLYKSVVWYRRKRASPVYQNGNCMKGHFTEEKKLQ from the exons ATGAAGATGAAGGTGCTACCATGTCCTGCTGCTCTTCTCCTTGTGGTGGCTGCGTTCGGTCTGGAGCCGTGTCACTGTGCCAAGGTGCTGATCATGCCCACCATAGTCTTCGACAGCCACTTGCGAGTCTTCATGCGGGTGGCAGAGGCGCTGGCTGACCGGGGCCATGACCCCGTGCTGCTCCTCCACGAGGGTCGGGACGTGGAAACCCACCTGCCTGCCTTCCGCATCCAGAGGTACTGGGGCATCTTCAGCACGGAGAGCGCGGACGCCTGGGTGCAGGAGAAGATAAAGCGTGTCTTCCAAGGGAAGATGACCTCTCTGGAGATGTTCTCCTTTTTGGAAAAGTACCTGGAAAACTGTGACCTGGTGCTGGGAAACAATACCCTCCTGCAGAAACTCCAGCATGAGCACTTTGACCTCCTGTTGGTGGACCCCAATGAGATGTGTGGCTTTATCCTGGCTCACATCCTACACGTCAAATATGCTGTGATCTCCACTGGTTTCTGGTTCCCAGCGGAGATTGGCGCCACCTCCCCCATTGCCTATGTTCCTGAGTTCAACTCCCTGATGACTGACAGGATGGGCTTCTTCGGCAGGACTTGGAACCTCCTGGTCTACGTGATCACTCGCGTGGCCACAAAGCTGGTCATCCTGCCCAAGTTTGAACGTCTCATGGAGAAGCACAGGGTGGAGCCCAAGACGTCCATGCTGGACCTTGTCCATGGAACTagcctcttcttcctctgcaacGATGTGGTGCTGGACTTTCCGCGGCCAACACTCCCCCATGTCATTTTCACAGGGGGGATCCTTGCTGAGCCTGCAAAGCCCCTTCCAGTG GGTCTGCGTCTCTGGGTGGAAGCAGCAGATGCAGGTGTTGTTGTTGTCTCCTTTGGCATCGGGATCCGAGCTCTTCCAAACGACCTGGTGGAGAAGATGGCTGGCGCGTTTGCCCGCCTCCCACAGAGGGTGGTGTGGAG ATACTTCGGACAGAAGCCAAGAAACCTGGGTGAGAATACACTGATGATGGGGTGGCTGCCCCAGAACGACCTGCTAG GTCATCCCAATGTGAAAGCCTTCGTCAGCCACTGCGGGATGAATGGCATATTTGAGGCAATTTATCACGGTGTGCCGGTGGTGGGATTCCCTTTCTATGGGGACCAGTTTGACATCATGACCAGAGTGCAGGCGAAGGGCATGGGTATCCTCATGGACTGGAGCAGCGTGAGAGAAGAGGATCTTTACCAGGCTGTCGTCACAGTTATCTCTGACCCCAG TTACAGAAAAGCAGCTAAGCTCATCTCAGCCCTGCACCTGGACAAACCAATGCATGCTCTCAACAGGACAGTGTACTGGCTGGAGTACCTCCTTCGTCATGATGGGGCACCTTACCTTCGCCCCGCTGTCTACGACCTCTCCTTATATGAGTACTTCTGCTTGGACATCTTGGCTCTTCTCTTGCTCTGCCTGGCCAGCATTGGATTTGTGCTCTACAAGTCTGTGGTGTGGTACAGGAGGAAGAGGGCCAGCCCTGTCTATCAGAATGGCAACTGCATGAAAGGCCACTTCACAGAAGAGAAGAAGTTGCAGTAG